The following coding sequences lie in one Patescibacteria group bacterium genomic window:
- a CDS encoding PCRF domain-containing protein, whose amino-acid sequence MDLEPYKKNQKTSYLAERYEALVKEEQELLKMAEKDPGLKELTEEELSAIRAEQKILADQMQKNLAEDEVEEEFPREAILEVRAGAGGEEAALFAEELAIMYKKYAETVGWSWKTVSQSESSLGGYKEATFEISGDDVYKKLRFETGVHRIQRVPATEKIGRVHTSTASVAVLPIRKKVSFEINPVDLEMEFSRSGGAGGQNVNKVETAVRLIHKPTGLDVRSTSERSQVKNREKALAILSAKILALKEEEEAKKYAGVRKNQIGTGDRSEKIRTYNVLQDRVTDHRIKESWHNIAGIFEGNIGAIIEALSAEAEKNSN is encoded by the coding sequence ACGGTATGAAGCTCTCGTTAAGGAAGAACAAGAGCTTTTAAAAATGGCTGAAAAAGACCCTGGGTTAAAAGAATTGACCGAAGAAGAACTTTCGGCTATTCGTGCTGAACAAAAAATTCTGGCCGATCAAATGCAGAAAAATCTGGCTGAAGATGAGGTCGAGGAGGAATTTCCAAGAGAAGCCATTCTTGAAGTTCGAGCTGGGGCTGGTGGGGAGGAAGCCGCACTTTTTGCCGAAGAGCTTGCCATCATGTACAAAAAGTACGCCGAGACCGTTGGTTGGTCTTGGAAAACGGTTTCTCAATCGGAAAGTTCTCTTGGTGGTTACAAAGAAGCCACATTTGAAATTTCTGGAGATGATGTGTATAAAAAATTACGTTTTGAAACCGGAGTTCATCGAATTCAGCGGGTTCCAGCTACGGAAAAAATTGGCCGCGTGCATACCTCAACCGCTTCGGTGGCGGTTCTCCCAATTCGTAAAAAAGTTTCATTTGAGATCAACCCGGTTGATTTGGAAATGGAATTTTCGCGTTCAGGTGGAGCCGGCGGACAAAATGTTAACAAGGTGGAAACAGCAGTGCGCCTCATTCACAAGCCTACCGGACTTGATGTGCGTTCAACGTCCGAAAGAAGTCAGGTGAAAAACCGAGAAAAGGCTTTGGCGATTTTGTCGGCCAAAATTTTGGCGCTGAAAGAGGAGGAGGAAGCCAAAAAATACGCCGGTGTGCGTAAAAATCAAATCGGTACCGGCGATCGTTCCGAAAAAATCAGAACCTACAACGTTTTACAGGATCGCGTAACCGATCACCGAATTAAAGAATCATGGCACAATATTGCCGGAATTTTCGAGGGAAATATTGGTGCGATTATCGAAGCTCTTTCCGCAGAGGCAGAAAAAAACTCAAATTAA
- the rpsB gene encoding 30S ribosomal protein S2 — protein MTTSKTQSHSTETIDSMFKAGAHYAFSRSRRHPTLAPFIFGVKNHVEIFDLEKTNELLEKAKDFVRTLATEGKQILLVGGKSEARDAIKRAAAELDMPYVVDRWLGGTLSNFKEIRSRVEKLLDLTAKREKGELSKYTKKERLLIDREIEKLERFFSGLVPMKELPKALFVIDSKHEHIAVTEARKAGIPVIALMGSDCNIKTVDYAIPGNDASIASVAFFVDQIVWAYKEGRNEKLKKAQNA, from the coding sequence ATGACAACGTCAAAAACCCAATCACATAGCACCGAAACTATCGATTCAATGTTTAAGGCCGGAGCCCACTACGCTTTTTCTCGTTCTCGACGACACCCAACTTTGGCACCATTTATTTTCGGTGTTAAGAATCATGTTGAAATTTTCGACTTGGAAAAGACCAATGAACTCCTTGAAAAGGCCAAAGATTTTGTAAGAACACTCGCAACCGAAGGCAAGCAGATTTTGCTCGTCGGCGGTAAAAGTGAGGCCCGCGATGCTATCAAGCGAGCGGCAGCTGAACTCGACATGCCATACGTTGTTGACCGCTGGCTCGGAGGTACACTCTCAAACTTTAAAGAAATTCGATCCCGCGTCGAGAAGCTTCTTGATTTGACCGCTAAACGCGAGAAAGGAGAACTTTCCAAATATACAAAAAAAGAACGACTTTTGATTGATCGCGAAATCGAGAAGCTCGAGCGATTTTTCTCAGGTCTTGTCCCAATGAAAGAATTGCCAAAAGCTCTTTTTGTCATTGACTCAAAACACGAACACATCGCAGTGACCGAAGCCAGAAAAGCTGGTATTCCTGTAATCGCTCTTATGGGTTCGGACTGCAATATTAAAACTGTTGATTATGCTATTCCAGGAAACGACGCTTCAATCGCTAGTGTGGCCTTTTTTGTGGATCAGATCGTGTGGGCATACAAGGAGGGTAGAAATGAAAAGCTAAAGAAGGCACAAAACGCGTAA
- the tsf gene encoding translation elongation factor Ts, with protein MITTEQIKELRDSTGISVMQCKKALEEAQGDMEKALVILRKKGADIANKKSDRTLGAGIIASYVHSNGLVGSIVELSCETDFVAKNQEFKTLAYDLAMHVAASNPTYLKPQDITEEAKAKAREVFAKEIVGKPAAMQEKIMEGKLQSYFGEATLLDQSFIKNPDLTVQGLIQSAIQKFGEKIEVSRFVRFGVLEK; from the coding sequence ATGATTACAACAGAACAAATTAAAGAACTTCGCGACTCAACTGGGATTTCAGTGATGCAATGCAAGAAAGCTTTGGAAGAAGCTCAGGGTGACATGGAAAAGGCACTTGTGATTTTGAGGAAGAAAGGCGCAGATATTGCTAACAAAAAATCAGATAGAACCTTAGGAGCGGGGATTATCGCTTCATATGTTCACAGTAATGGCCTTGTAGGATCCATCGTTGAACTTTCCTGTGAGACCGATTTCGTTGCCAAAAATCAGGAATTTAAAACCTTGGCGTATGATTTGGCGATGCATGTTGCCGCCAGCAATCCTACCTATCTCAAACCTCAGGATATTACTGAAGAGGCGAAAGCAAAGGCTCGAGAAGTTTTTGCTAAAGAAATTGTTGGAAAGCCTGCGGCTATGCAAGAAAAAATTATGGAAGGTAAGCTTCAGTCATACTTTGGCGAAGCCACACTCCTTGATCAGTCATTTATTAAAAATCCAGATTTGACTGTTCAAGGGTTGATTCAATCAGCCATACAAAAATTCGGTGAAAAAATAGAAGTGAGCCGATTCGTTAGATTTGGGGTTTTGGAAAAATAA